The Mus pahari chromosome 5, PAHARI_EIJ_v1.1, whole genome shotgun sequence genomic sequence ATGAATAGGCATTTATGAGCAGcacaaatataatatttttgtgtgtttaattgGACTAGATGTACTTTTCAACACCTTGCCAAACTTTCTACTTAAGTACTTgccttttagttttgttttggctaCTGGTAATAGGAACCTCCTTTGTGAACAACATGAAAAGAGAATGTGGTCTCTGAAGGCCAGCCTGCACTTTAGGAATTGATTCAAGTAATTTGCTTTTGTTAATGCTCAGTGAATGAAATATGCTGGCAGGCCCAAAGTGATTACTTTTGAGGTTTGAGCCTATTcctgttaattttatttcatcaagGAATCTTCCTGATGTCTTGCTGAAGTTACTCATCCTGGGCTATCATGGTTCTCCCAGCAATAAGACTTCAGTTCCTGTTTCTGAGAAAAAAACTTGACTGTTGACTCAGAAGTCCTTTTGCGGTAAGCCTGGGTGGTTTAGCAGCCTAACCCAAACCAAGCCTAAACCTGGAGATGAACAGGCACAGCTGGGAGCCTGAGCGCCTGCTGTTTCCTCTGCTCCTCACTCCTCACATCAGgctgacagagaaaggaaaggccagGAGGGTGCACATTCACTTACAGAAGCAAACAAGGCTTAGCCTAAGGAAAGTCTCTTTCTTAgagcagagaagacagagaagaagaaatactTCAACACCTTCCCTCACTCCACATATCCTAAACAAAATTGTGGGTTTctaaaacaatttaatttaaaaaaattcatagaGTGTATACTGATTACACATTTCCCCTCCCACATcttctcccagatcctctccactTCCTGACATGCCCAAATCCTaccctttctctttaaaaacacaaacaaaaaagcaagaaacatgCAAATAAACTTCTCAAATATGTGAAAGCTGAAAAGTGCCAAAACACAAAATGCCCAtacaaaagctttttaaaagtaaaatgattttaaatctgaacatGGCATTTAGCTTTATCTGACATTAAACTCATTTAAAGCACAGTAGGGGAATCCAGGAGTAGGTAAGCTTTGTCTTACTCTATCTCTAGGCATTTCCGAGCCATCTCGGGGCCTGTTGGCTaaaaactgttgctgaggaatcCCAGGGAAGGTGGGCTTTGTCTTACTCTGTCTCTAAAGACATTCCCTTACTGGAGAGTCAGGGTTGGCTGGAAATTACTGATCCATTATCCTTGCTTCTGGTCAGGTGGTGAGACAGTTTCTGATGACAGGGCAGTTTctgcctgaagcctgggttttTAGACCTAATCTCCTGAactgaagcctgtcatggaatcagcctgtCTCAACAATCTGAGGAGTTTGTCATTTTACTCAAATACATTTTATGACCATGTACTCATGCCTGCTGTTAGGAAATAGGGATAAGGTGTTTGCTCTATAATCATGATGCTCATAAtccacagaaaaagaagaggagaaggagcaggagggatGTGGTGCAACATACTTAtattctcagcactggagaggcaggctGGGGATACCTGGGGATTTTTGGCTAGAGTAGGCTACTTGCTGACTTCTGGGctagtgagagaccccatctcaaaagagcAAGATGGACAATATTTGTTCAATACCACCCAACaccacttgcacacacacacacacacacacacacacacacacacacacattcatggagagagagtcagagacagagacagaaacacagagatatataaagagcgagacagaaagagagagaaaaagaggaaacttTCTATTTAATTAGGTCACAGAAGTTATGTTCAACCTTTTTCCatcatgtggagaaagagcacaAGGAAATGTGGAAATGTTTGGCTATGTTTACTACATTATGTGTAGCTATGATATCATGgctgttgtgatcataaaaatagaaagagctATAAGAGTATGTTCTGGCAGGATGTGAGGGAAGGGAGTACCTCAGCTGGTCCGTGCCTGGGCATCCCTTCCCAATAAGGAACCAGACACAcactggtatagtatagaatagagtctATTCAGGACATGGAGAGGGAAGTTGAGATagtaatagaggcagagaaaggcagagagaaggagagaatagagACATGGGGGtcggccatgaccacatggagagagggggcaaagggaatggggagcaagggagcaagaggcaagaaaGAGGCAAGAGCATAAGAGAGAGAGGATGGCCTTTTATAGGGCCATgcctatctggctgttgccaagtaactatggggaggaacatacctggctgttgccaggtatctgtggaggcggagttcagacagaataccaacaatgggtatttgcatgtatttttaaCTTACTTAACTAAGTATTGAAAGAACAACATAAACCCTGTGtctctccatttaaggaccagatttgattttgaaaaaaggCTGTAGGACACCAGCTCCAGGAAGAGACCACAAAATCTACAACAAATCATAAAACACTCTCcaaaaaataaccataaaaatgGAGAAGTCTCTTAGCTCAGAATtggccatctgtgctgggcagtccattttcatcacatgaatgttcatgacataggaatgcagaccactgactaCCTGTGACCCCCCTAGCATCCACCaataaaattttagattacctagtCCTTCTACAGAGTTCCCCCAGTTCCCTGTAAGAAGGCCTGTGCACCTGTGTCTGGGGTCGCCATTTTGGAGAATGGTTGGCCCCTGCATGCAGGAtgcttctgcagaataaatgttctttgtcTTTGCATAATATCTGGATCTGGGGAGTCTCCCTTCAGCGACTTTTGGACTCTTACAATGTATTAAATATGTGTAATTCTCTTCACCTCAATAAATCTGGTAAAGAACTTAGAGTACTGTACATGAGAAAGGTTTTAGAGACTAGGTATTAACACAGATTAAACAGGGAAAATATGTAATAGTTTTATTCAAGACCattgtgtatttatttccttatttcttttttattaactaTATATTCATTAATTCTTACACAATTTAAGTTGATATGTGCATATAATGTATTTGATCCCATTTGTCCCCTCCACTCTTTCTCCTCATgcctcccagatccactccctagtccccttccatctctttttacttttaataaaccACTTAGTCAAATGTGTGTTGCTTATATACTCAGGGTGTTAGGCCATCCCTTAGAGCTTAGTCTACCTAACAGGAGCCATGCCcttgaaaaaaaaactgagtcTCCTTCCTGAGCCAGCAACCatcaactgtcagtaactccttAACTAGGGATGGGAACTAATGAGCTCCTCCACGTTCAGTACCAGAATGTTAACTGGCTTATTCTACAGCATGTTTTGTGAAGGAAGACCCCAGGTTCAGATAGTACACAAAAccaagagcatttattctgcagaagcaACCAGTATGTGAGGGCTAGCCATTCTTTGTAATGGAGACCTCTGACAAAGGCATGCAGGCATTCTTATAGGGAACCAGGGGAGTTCTCTacaaggattaggtaatctaattTCATTAGtaggtgctggggggggggtgtcacaggtggtcagtggtcAGCCTTCTTTTGCAATGAACATTTAACCATATAATGGAGGAGAGCTGCCCAGTGCCAATGGCCCATTCTGGGATAAGATATTTCCACATTTTAATTGTTATCCCCAGGTTGTTCTTTGGGAGGGGGGATTCATGATCTTATTCTGAATTTTATGGCCTGTACCTGAAACTGGTGTCTTATGGCCTAGATTCTGGGacttatggtctgttcctggagctggtgacTTATggcctggttttttgtttctttgtttgtttgttttgttttgtttttttgtttttttccccaagatcaggcctggtccttaaatggaaacaaacagagttcttaaatggagacaaatggggtttgTGATCTCCTTTCactatgagttcatgagtgtagtcaacctgtcatgtccagaaggcaTTGTTTCACCTGTCTtccccaacctctggctcttatagtcttttTATCTTCTCTTCCATGATGGTCAATGAGGAGAGAGTTATATAGATACTGCATTCATGGCCGAGTATTGCACAGATTCTTGTTCTCTGCAATTGATgatttgtgagtttctgtgttaactGCTCTCCACTATTCAAAAGATCCTCTATGTTGATAATGAAGAGTGGCACTAATCTAAAATAGAGCACAATGTGATATTATGTCCAGTTAGACAATATGTTCTTCCCTGGTACCTATGAGTTGCCTCTCCTGTGAAGAAAATGTGTgctatcttcagcaacagggtgTTACTATCAATTTCTCATGGGCAATCAAGAAAAATGACCATAGTCTGTATTGTTTGGAGGATCTCTGGATACTCCTGACTAACAACTCAAGGAAAGGCATCCAACACCTAGGGGTGGGCTATTCATTCAATAACATACAGATTGTGGGAAGATTATTATCATCTCCTGCATCATAAATTATAAGAATGGCAGTAATAATACCACTAGTGCCACTTATTAaattacaacacacacacctataaatatatatatatgtatacatatatatttcataagttTCACACAACTGCATATGTACAcaagtgcatatatatacatgtgtatatataagtgcacacaacatatacatatatacatatgcatttttaTGAAGCTTATGaaatagtaggtttccatatagCTTTCCAAACATCTTTAGTATTAGTCATAACCCAACCATACTAAATCTATGCATATAGTCAAAGAGTTCTATAATCTACCACAATACACAATATTCACTGcttctctattcataatagctagaactCTGAATACAGCCTATATGTCCATTGActatgaatagataatgaaagaataataacacacacaatgtaattttatACAGAtataaggaaaaaatgaaaatttcacataaatggatggagctggagaacATAATATTGTAAGAGGTAACTCAGATAAGGAATGATGCATCTTTTGACTCATGTCGATCCTACTGTTGAATCTTTAGATCTTTGTGTTTAACTCAGATCACCTGTAGAACACAAGGAACTAAAAGAGGTCATTTGTTGCAAGGGAGAAGAATGAGACTAAGAGGTGGGGATAGCAGAACACAGATAATATTAAGGGATGAGGGAATAACAGGAAAAGAGGTATAAATAGCAGGATTACTCTttgagaaaacaaaggaaattgtCTTAACACTAACATGATAAGAGTATGAAAGAAATTTCTCTAAATAAATTTCTATCTATTAATATAAGTACATTGGTGCTGAGAGTTGATTTatccattaaaataaatattgatctgaaaaaataaaagcaaatgtagcaatttattttccaatttctgCTTAAGCAGAATAAACACATCATGAAATCAATCTGACTTTCATTGTAACTGCTCTCTGGCATTTACTCCTCTTTCTTTGGTAGACAGTGGAGTTTTATTTATGCGTAGAAATTTAAGGGTTAAAGAGGATCTCTAAAATGCTGGGAGCATCCCAGCCTGGAGAGAGTAGTGGCAAGGTGCAGGGTAGGACTCTAGGTCTCTACCtgtactgaaatgctgatgataacttcaAAAACTtttttgctctttctgagggtaaatAGCTGCTGGCTTAGGAGAGTgacacctgtagcctaacagcaGGTGATTAAGTAATGTGGACtgtgttctatctcagcaggaactgcactgctctaactttcagccagctagtcagaagtcacaggaagaaaaaggacaCCTTGAAAATGATTATagcatttattactaagttgtaaaaagtttcctattaaagctaagaaaaagagaagcagaaagatcctaagtgggACAAGGGAAAAATTCTTCTCAGCACTTATACATCATTCAGAATATATGATCACAtattaaaaagttcatcacaagttcaaaacacaaaaaataaatcataaattgaaaaagTTTACAGCAGAGAAtgcttacatgcatatccattaggaataaattatctggctaaacatccatcccCTGTCACAGCTCTACAGGTTCCTTGAAAATTGAAaaacataactaagttattaataaagttttgtatagataaacctagtcaatattttatcNtctgtcctagcacctataataaattgttagttccctttttatgacctttggttaattgttttacaacctcttggattGTGTTCTGAGTAGGAAAAAGTATGCTTACTAAGAGGCAATAAACTGGTGAAACAtaggagactgacagagttctcactGCAGTTTTGCCTATGATAAAAGGATCTAATAGCAGTGCCTCTATAACAGAGCTTAATAaccactgatataattttaggaattcttatacgATCATCACTAAGAGTTAGGAAGTCATCTGTCTATAGAGCATCAGTACGAGAGAGTACATCTTTatagatctgcagagatctgctcaaaaggggtGGGCTAATACTTGGTGATTGTCAAATATGTTTAAttataacaggaaaagcatattaatagcaggaatcttttctaaaatgaattcTCTTGGGCCTTGCATATAGAATAAATCTGTCACAGATTAGAATTGAAAACAGACCatttcaggaagatcacctgctagctATTAGTTGGTCCTATGATGGCTCCTGACACTAAAACTTCCAGAATTCCTTACCTGAGAGACAAGGAAACTAATAAGGTTGTGTGAATATCTGTCAGCTAATCATGAACTAAATTCACTTAAATTAATTGTTTACTTTTCTTATGGCTATGACCAAATGCTGGGAGAGTACTAGAGAACGGGAAGGcttattctgaatttttttagGTTAGAGAtagggcaggaagggaggaagtcACAGCAGAAGGGCCCCTCACATGTGATCCCTCATCTCCGATCTCCACCagtaggagacagagaggaagaattaaaacaaacaaacaaacaaacaaacaaaacctctgtTTTTATTCAGTCAGGGGATCCCAGCCTATGGAACGTTATTCCTTGTATTTTGGAGTTCGCTTTCTCATCTTAGCTAGATTCTACAGAAACGATCTCACAGACATTATTGGAGGTTAATGTCCCAGGCAATTCCAAATCTCCTCACATTGACAATGAAGATTATCAATCAGCCACACATTTTAGTAAAATACAATGGCAtctaaatgtttgaaaataaattacaaatattgTTACAGCACTTTAGtgacctttaaaaattattatagaatatatttcattttactaGATGACATTTTATGCTGATATTCcaatagtaaatgaaaatatgatgTTTTTAAGATGTGAGGGTCAGCTCTATTCAAtgctctttcattttattttccttaggaAAAAAGCCAAGAGTTTTGTTTATTGCTATTGTTGTACATTTTGAGAAGCTTGATTTATCTTAGTATTGATTTATAAAGTCTTTTACAAACATTTCCTGCAGGcacaatgttttaaattttcttagcATATTTTGCTAAAAGGATGATGATGGCGCTCAGCACATGAGTGAGAAcagcaggaagagatggagggcaGGACCTGAGTCATGACTTCTCTGCAGtatttgtttgcttatatttatttctttaggccctaattgatttattttagtCAATACAATAGTGAACTACTTGGTAATGGAAGATATAATGACTAATATTTTCCTGTAACAAATATAAACAACCAAACCTATTCAgagttattttttaactttagttTATTTTGATGGCATTGAATTGtttcataataaatatttgatattaataaaaagtttaacatgttttaaatagaaaataataatcttaGATTTAAATAAATACTCATTTTAACTCACATTTTATATGTAGAAATTACTTTTCtgaaaatttatgtgtatattatttcaggtgaaatttaaatttagatgCCCTTAAATATGTATCGTATAATATGCATCCTGTTTCTTGTTACTTATTGTTTCAAAGTTGGAAAGTTCTTGACTTGAGCGTCTATTTTAGCATGTAACTGATGAGGAACTGTTCTGTACGTGTGCTTCCCAGTCCGCACTCCACAATTGCCATGTCCAGCTTACTTTGAAAGCAATCGCCTTACACTGTTTTTTATCATTGATATAAATCCTATAAATTAAGTGAAAGCGAACAATTCTTATACTAAGTACAGAATCAAATCATAGGCCTTTATCAGAAGACATTTGTGATCAGTAGAACTACCTTTCCTTCCTCAGATAAATTAATATTCCTGCTAAGAATGCTTTGCATTTATTTCCCTTAAGAGCCTTGCTACTTTACTGGGATTAGCATTAAGGAACTATTGCTGCCTATTAATGAGGCAAAACTAATTACAAAATTTTGGCTTACAACATGCAATTTAATACGgtgtttattttctcctttttattttttattttttgagacagattctcacaatgcagaccagactggcctcaaactcatggagatctgcttgcctctacctccagagcgctgcgattagaggtgtgtgccaccacagcctgccCAACGTGTAGTTTAAAGTAGAAATATAATGTGTTGCCTTACATATCTTATTCTCAGaataccttaaaatattttgggAGATTTATTACTCTATCTTTGGAGGAAGATAGATATTTTCCACAAAAATATCCAAGGGTTTAAATAACAGAACAATCAATTGGAAATACGTGTTCTGTCAAATCACGTTAGGAAAGTATTTTACAAGCTTTGAGGAGAAGGTATTTGGAAATCCTCGTTCCTTACGTTTTTCATATTTACTTTCCGAGAACATATCTAGAAAGAACATCCTTTATCTGACAGTAATTCAACTATTTATTTCATCCTGTATTGTCATCTAAAGGGCTGATGCCCACTGCCACTGCCCCCACCTgccacaaacaacaaaatccatgATGGACTAAAGGCTTAAGGGTCCAAGTTCTTTAGAAATCTtagtgagaagaaaggaaaataatatattgTATTTCTGCTAGGAGTTATGTTGAACATCACATATATTATTTGCCTTCTTTTAGTACTACAGGAAAGGAAGGTTCTTTCCCCACTTTTCTAATTGTCAAGGGTGGTGGCTGTAGCTAAGCAGGGAGCAACAGCTTAGCTTGTAAGAGGCCCTGACATTCAGCCTCCAATAAGCTATTTGCTTTCAGTCTCTTGGAAGAATTTATTTCAAAAGGATTGTGCTTAGCACTAAGCTCTGTAGTTAGAAAGCTGGCAGGGGAGTGGAAATTTTAAAAGCAGGTAACCACGGGTACTCATCATGatctctaaaataaacaaaccagtaAGCCTTTAATTCATAGCCAAACAATGGCCACAGACAACTATTGAGAAACCATTAACAGAGGTGTCCAAACTGAAATCCAGAACAGCCCATGAATCTGACAGACATTCCCTGGGCTTATCTCTCTGCCAGCACTCTAGAGCCATGTCTGGggttctctccccatctcttgcTGCCCAGACCCTTCTTGTCAGTATCTTGCTCATTCTTATTGTCTTTGTTACACTGTAATGACATAATCTCTTGAGACTTTTTCATAGCAAAGGTCATTAGACCTATTACTGTTCTTTCCctatagatatttttttcctcatataaGTAAATTGCTATCTGTCCCAGGTATACACACCTGAGGTAATGATTTCCTTACATACTGTAATTAAAATAGATAATCTACTTTCATTATGAAGATTATTAGGAGTGGCACAATATCTACCAAGGAGCTTGGTGTACTTCTTAAGATGTAATTTTAGTAacgaaaatattattttcatgtaaGACTGTATAGAAAACTCAAGCATGAGATGCTCTGTCTAATTGAGAGGAAACTGCTTCTGCCAGCAGCACTCTGAGTGGCCTGCATAGTGTTAAACTAACAGGAAGCATGAACTAAGCACAGGGAGTACTTGTATAACAGTGGCCCTGCATCCCTTCCCATGTGTACACTCTGCAGTGACTCGAGGGCTGCAACATCTAGGGCTGCCATGACTTGGGAACTGAGAAAGGGAGACTGCTAAACACTCACAGGGAGCACAGCAGCCCCCACGCTGTTTTCAGCCTGGAATGCCACAATAGCACAGTGTGGTTGGAGCACCTAGGGGTGTAGGGATGATGGAGATGACTGTGAAGTAGAGGGAAGAAACTTCCTAGGAGTCAGAGCCTAAACCACAGAGCAAGTGGCACTTGCTCCCCTGAAACAGCAGAAAAGACATTCTGCAAAtctgacatttcaaatgtaactGCATGGTGTTCTCATGCATCACAAAACTACTGGTGGGGGTCCCAGCTCCAGGGAGCAAACCTGAGATCCTGTTACATCAGCACTTCCTGGAATTCACCTCTGTTGCCTACCTCCCATTAATTATCGGATTCTCATGCCACTTGGAAAACAATTAGGAGAAAGTACAGCCATCCCGGCCTTCCATTCTTTCAGCAGTACACCAGATTAAAGGCCTCAGTCTCCTTGGGTCGGCAGATCCCATCATTATCATCCACCGTCATTCAAATTCATTTAGTGTGAGAATTATAAACCATTTAACTACAATGGTTGACTAGTTAAGCAactttacttaattttaatttcctaGACAGGCATCATTTAAAGACCCAGGCTGCATCAAGTGACCCTTTTAACCAGGTCAGTGATTCATCATCCATTCGAAAGCTCTGGAGAGtctaagagaaaacatacaataaCCCACAGCTCCCCCACAGTCATTatatagaaaagagagagaaaaggcgcCCTGTCCCAACGCGGGCCCCTTTTGTGCTGTTCCTGCCAACGCAGCAGACCTCCTGCTATATAGACCCTGCTCCCAGCCCCACACTCCCAACAGCACCATCCCATCGGACCTGCCAACACCAGCCATGGGGAAGGTGAGCCCAGGGCCCCCTCAGTCAGGGAAGGGACCAGCCCTAGGGGTCCAGACCACATCAGGCCTCTGAgccctgccttgccttgccttacAGATCACCTTCTATGAGGACCGCAGCTTCCAGGGCCGCCACTATGAGTGCAGCACCGACCACTCCAACCTGCAGCCCTACTTCAGCCGCTGCAACTCTGTGCGAGTGGACAGTGGCTGCTGGATGCTCTATGAGCAGCCCAACTTCACAGGCTGCCAGTACTTCCTGCGTCGCGGGGACTACCCTGACTACCAGCAGTGGATGGGTTTCAGCGACTCTGTCCGCTCCTGCCGCCTCATCCCCCACGTGAGTTTCTTCCTAGGGTTCACTGGCCCTCaatctctccctgcccctgatCTAGCCCTACTTTGAGCTGAGGGTTAGGGTACCTGCTACCTTCCTTGTTAGGGGTTCTCTAGgtttagggggaaaaaaggcaCAAGCCTTTGAAATTTGAAAGCTCCTAAAATGGGCCTGTAACAGGCTGTGAGAACTGCTTTTCAGTTTTCCTATTTCACAGAAATGACTGAGAGTTCCTTTGGTGAGTCCTGGTGTGCCAGCCACTGTAAAGATCAAATCTTGGCTGCATACACAAGTCCTTTTGGAAGCTATAATTCTTTGGATGCACGGAGGATGGAACCTTACCAACAGCTGTTCATTCCTCAAACTGTGTTGCTTAAGAGAATCCTTCCCGCCGAGGACTTCCGGTGGTGGAAGAGGACACTGGGTCAGCAGGTGCTGGGAAAAGGCAGGAAGCAAAGGAGATCAAGAAAACATAGTAGGCAGGACAAGCAGCTTGAACTTCCATTGCTGTAAACATTTTACTCTCTTCATCTGCTCAGGTCTCTTGAGAATGTTTGACTTTTTCTCTTCGGTTTTATAAACCTGACTGGCCAGAATTAGAGCTGAGAGTTGAACTTCATTCTTtagttgatttattttcattttgttgctgttgtttacaTGGAGTTTCGGGATGCATCCACCCAAACTTCCTGTGTATTGCAGTCTGGCCCCCAACTCTGACACTTGAAATCCTCTTGTCCCTGCCTTCTAAGGGCTGAGACTAGAAGCACGCATTGCCACAATTCCCTTTAGACCTAAATTTTGAGGTGATCTTGAACTCCAGGTTTGAAAACAGGGTCTGAAACAAAAAGATAGGATTGATAGAAGGGTTATGTGACTCAAACTTTCTCAGATCTTCCACCAGTCTGTGACTTACATGGATGGCATGGATGACAGccattatttaactttttaaatttaatcaccTGCGTAGAAAAGATAGGGAGCGGCCCTCCCCCAGGCAGCACATGCTGGATTGGCAAACTCAGCTCAGGTCAGGTTTTTCTGACATCCCCCTGTCTGCTGTTTCCCGGACGCACAGTCCAGTTCTCACAGGATCCGGATCTACGAGCGAGAGGACTACAGAGGCCAGATGGTGGAGATCACAGACGATTGCTCCCACCTGCAGGACCGCTTCCACTTCAGTGACTTCCACTCCTTCCACGTGATGGAGGGCTACTGGGTCCTCTACGAGATGCCCAACTACCGGGGGCGGCAGTACCTGCTCAGGCCCAGGGAGTACAGGCGCTACCACGACTGGGGCGCCATGAATGCCAGGGTGGGCTCTTTGAGGAGAATCATGGATTTCTATTGAATTTTCTTACTCTGCCCTTTCATCATTTggaagttaataaaatatttcctgtgtGTTCCATGCAGTAATGGTGTCCTCCGTTCATTTTGGTCTTCTTGGAAGGGTATAGTAAAACTGTCAACAGGAAGAATAAGAATATTCTTATTGGGGGTTGTGGGCCGAGCAGATGGAACGCAGTCTCGGGAACCTGGGTTCCAACCACTCACTGGCTATAAGTGGTAGGGCATGCCCCGTAGCATttccgtgcctcagtttcctactTTGTGAAGACGGGAGTAATAATAGTCTTTTAATGAGTCTTTGATGTGAACTAAATATGTTTACATTCTTGTATCACAGACAGTGGCTTTGCTAACAGTTTCCTCTTCTATGAGCTCTCATGTGGATCGTTTGCTCTTGTAGTACCAAGGAAGTATTTATGAACCCCGAAATACGAATCAGGAGCTGATCCAATGCAGTCATGCCAGGAACTTTATTTACAAGCTTGGGCTTGGGCTGAACTCACCACTGACCCACAGGATGGTTCCGATGTAGAAAAAGCCCTTGTCCACTCatcaggacaaggttttataaaGTGACAATCGAGAGGTGTTTCTagtctggcaagcatctaattggggtACTACTGTGGTCCTTAGCATAATTGGCTGGTACTGAGggtcaaaccataaacttaacttctgtttcCATTCTAATTGGTGGCTGTCAGGCAGGagcaggcttgtaacctggagatgCAGATATTTTGGGGACTAActtggaaactggtgctagattTGTTGG encodes the following:
- the LOC110322211 gene encoding gamma-crystallin E-like isoform X2, giving the protein MGKITFYEDRSFQGRHYECSTDHSNLQPYFSRCNSVRVDSGCWMLYEQPNFTGCQYFLRRGDYPDYQQWMGFSDSVRSCRLIPHDPDLRARGLQRPDGGDHRRLLPPAGPLPLQ
- the LOC110322211 gene encoding gamma-crystallin E-like isoform X1; protein product: MGKITFYEDRSFQGRHYECSTDHSNLQPYFSRCNSVRVDSGCWMLYEQPNFTGCQYFLRRGDYPDYQQWMGFSDSVRSCRLIPHSSSHRIRIYEREDYRGQMVEITDDCSHLQDRFHFSDFHSFHVMEGYWVLYEMPNYRGRQYLLRPREYRRYHDWGAMNARVGSLRRIMDFY